ATCTTCATAGTGATTGAGCAGCTGCGGCATGAACTCATTGATTACGGCAGCCGTCTCCCTGACCGACAGCACGAGCTGCTTACCATTCAGCACAGCATCCACCGAGGTACGGAAGGAGCTCCATTTGGCAGCAGCGTCATCCAGTACCACCAGCGTCTCGCCGCGGGTCGGCGGCAGGCCGGTTTCAGCATTGCCCTCGCGCATGTAGCCCAGCAACTGACTGAAGCGCTCACGGTATTTGACGACCTGATCAAAGGCCACTTCTTCACCGCTGGACGCCTCGAGTGCATATTTTGCGATCTGCTGTGACAGGACCTGCTGCTCGCCCGCGTAGCCGATGTATTCCTTGTCAAAACCCGCCAGGCGTCCCATGTACCAGAACACGGCAAACATGAGGCCGGCGGAGACCAATAATCCGCCGATCAGATATCCGACGCTCTTGCCCGCGCCCCGTCTTTCGGAAGCAGCTTTCGCTGTGCTCATCACCCTGTCTCCTGATCCTTGAATACTTTTTGAACCCTTTTATAACGTACTTATGCAAGTTACCGGCCAACTCGGTGGACGGCGGAAGACTTGCCCCCCTTGCGCCCCGCTCAGACGGCCACCTGCAGAAACTGTGGCGTCTCCGCGAGCCTTTTCAGGCTGAAGACCCCCCAATGGTCATCACCCGATTGGAATCCGTGCAGCAGATAGGCCGCCAAGCTGGCATCGCCACCCGGCAGGTCTTCCGTCCGCTGTTCGGGAAAGAAGTGCTTGAGCCCGAGGACCTCGTCGACGACCAGGCCGGAAAAGACGCCTTTGTGGTTGACCACGAGCACGCGGCTGAGCCGCCCCGACACCACCCCGCGGCCCTGCTGGAGATAGCTTTGCAGGTCCATGATGGGCAGAAGATTTCCGCGAATATTGGCGATGCCCCGTACCCACTCTTTCGTCCCCGGCACCTTGGACATTCCGGGATAGGTCAGGATCTCTGTCACATGATCCAGGGGCGCAACCAACCGATGCTCGCCGAGACGGAATGCGATGCCCAGCCACTCCTCCCGGATCTCGATCTGCCGCGGCAATCCATGCGCATGTTCGCGGCAACGTACCTCCAGCTCGCGGAGCAGCTGCAAAGATCTGTTTTGTGGCGCAGAAGTCATTAGCGTCGTCTCCCTGACAAAGATGCATGCTGTGTCATCAACCGCCCAAGGCGCTCTTCACTTTACTGATGAGATCGGCCTCGGCAATCGGCTTGGTAATGTAGTCGGTCGCACCCTGGCGCATACCCCAGACACGATCAGTCTCCTGATCCTTGGTGGTACAGATGATTACCGGGATGGAGGAGGTCTCCGTGCCCTTGGTCAACTGGCGTGTCGCCTGGAAGCCGTTCAGGCCCGGCATCACGACATCCATCAGCACGAGATCGGGTTTCTGAGCCTTGGCAATCTCTATACCCTCTTCACCGCTCGCCGCAGTCAGTGTTTGAAAACCATTATTCTCCAGCATGTTCTTCAACACATGCATCTCAGTGGGAGAATCATCCACAATCAGAACGCGGGTCATCGGTCAGCTCCTTCATTCAACTTGCATATACGTCCCCACCGGATGCATCTCCCGACGAGGGGTTTCCACGTTATCGCCCGGCTCACTGAAAGATTGATTTGGCGCAAGGCACTCAGTTGTCTGTCAATGATGGCTTTCTCCGGACCCCACCCGATCCACTGCCGTGGACACAGTCAATCTCGCTGGACATGCCGCTTGATTGCACCGAGCAACTCCTCTTTCGCAAAGGGCTTGGTGAGATACTCTTCTGAGCCCACGATCCGACCACGCGCACGGTCGAACAACCCATCCTTGGACGACAGCATCACAACGGGCGTACTTTTAAAGGACTGGTTGTGCTTGATCAGTGCGCAGGTCTGGTAGCCGTCGAGGCGCGGCATCATGATGTCGACGAAGATGATGTCGGGCTTGTGGTCCGCGATCTTCGCCAGCGCCTCGAAACCGTCGGTCGCCGTGATGACCTCGCAGCCGGCCTTCTTGAGCAAGGTCTCCGCCGTCCTGCGGATGGTCTTTGAATCATCGATGACCATGACCTTGATGCCGGCCAAGTCGTCGACATCCTGACTCTCCATGTCCCGACCCACGTCGTCCCCGGCGGACTCGGCTCCAGCATTTGAAGATAAAATGTTTTGCATAACGACAGGTTATCTCTTACTGTTGGCTGTTAGCGGTGCTTATCCGTAAACTATGCAGGCGCCAATATTCTTACGCTCAGCGAGTTCGGAAATCCTCCCCACCCCACTCCACCTTAGGCTGGCAACCCTATAAGACCACGAGAGTTGTCCCTCGGGCGCCCATTTACTTTAGAATTGCCGTCTCCACCCGTTCCCTTTAGCGTCATTGGAACAGCAAACTTTATGCCGGTTGAACAGTTACACACCGTACCCCACCTCACCACCGCCCTCAGCGGACCGTTGCAGCAAATCGAATCTCTGCTGCTGACCGAGCAGGCCCGGATCGAAGCCTGGTTGCGCGCGGAGTGGCGCAAGACGCCGGCACCGCTCTACGCCTCGGTGGACCTGCGCAATGCCGGCTTCAAGCTGGCGCCAGTGGACACCAATCTGTTCCCAGCCGGCTTCAACAACCTGAACCCGGCCTTCCTGCCGCTGTGCGTACACGCCATGCAGGCCAAGATCGAGCAGATCTGCGAGACGGCGAGCAATATCCTGCTGATCCCCGAGGATCACACCCGCAACCCCTTTTATATGGAAAGTCTGGCCACCCTGCGCGACATCATCCTCACCGCTGGTTATCAGGTACGGATCGGGTCGTTGCGACCGGACCTGAAGGCCGTTGAGACGGTGGAATTGCCATCCGGCCGGTCCATCAAGCTGGAGCCGCTGATCCGTCGTGAGCGGCGTGTAGGCGTGGCCGACTACGACGCCTGCCTGGTAATTCTCAATAACGACCTGATGAGCGGTATCCCCGAGCAGTTGCGCGACATTGAACAGCACATGGTGCCGCCACCCGGACTCGGTTGGTCAACCCGCCTGAAGTCCGGCCATTTCCGCCACTACAACAATGTCGCCAATGAATTCGCCAAGCTGCTCGAGATCGATCCCTGGTTCATCAATCCACTGTTTCGCAACTGTGGCGAACTCGACTTCAAGAAACGCGAAGGTGAGGACTGTCTGGTACGCAACGTCGATACGTTGCTGGCAAGCGTGCAGGAAAAATACGACGAGTACGGTATCGACAAACCACCCTTCGTGATTATCAAGGCGGATGCCGGTACCTATGGTATGGGCATCATCACCGTCAGCAGTACCGACGAGGTGCGCCGTCTGAACCGCAAGCAGCGCACCAAGATGGCCGCCATGAAGGGAGGCACCAGCGTGAGCAAGGTCATTCTGCAGGAAGGCGTCTACACCTTCGAGACCTGGGGCCAGCAAGAGGCGGTGGCGGAGCCTGTGGTGTACATGATCGACCACTTCGTGGTCGGGGGCTTCTACCGGGTGCACACCGAACGCAACATCAATGAAAATCTCAATGCGCCGGGTATGCATTTTCAGCCGCTGGCCTTCGTGGAGCCCTGCAACACACCGGACCGCAGCCGCGCACCCGATGCGGAGCCGAACCGCTTCTATGCCTATGGTGTGCTGGCCCGCCTGGCCGTGTTGGCAGCGGCACGAGAGCTGGCCGAACACAATGCCCAATGAATTTTAAAGTCCATTGTCCATGACCCGGCTGGCCATGCTCATGGACCCCATCGGGTCCATCAATATCAAGAAAGACAGCAGTTTCGCCATGCTGCTGGCTGCCCAGCGCCGCGGCTGGGAGTTGCTGTACCTGGAACAATCCGACCTGTTCCTGCGCGACGGGCGTGTTTTCGCCCAGCTGCGGCGATTGCACGTCCAGGATGACCCCAAGGGCTGGTATACGCTCGAAGACGCGCACACCGAGCCCCTCAACGGGGTCGACATCCTGCTCATGCGCAAGGATCCACCGTTCGACATGGAGTACATCTACACCACCCACATGCTCGACCGCGCCGAGGCCGAGGGTGTGCTGGTGGTGAACCGGCCGGCCAGTCTGCGCGACTGTAATGAGAAGCTCTATACGGCCTGGTTCCCTGAGTGCTGCGCACCGACACTGGTCACGCGCCGCCAGGAGCAGCTACGCGAATTTCTTGCCGAGCACAACACGATCGTGATGAAACCGCTGGACGGTATGGGCGGTGCATCGATCTTTCGCATCCGCACTGATGACCCCAATTCAGGCGTGATATTCGAGACGCTCACGGGCCACGGCCGACGCTTCGCCATGGCCCAACGCTTCATCCCGGAGATCAGCGCGGGCGACAAGCGCATCCTGATGATCAACGGCGAGCCCGTCCCCTATGCACTGGCACGCATCCCGATGGAAGGTGAATTCCGCGGCAATCTGGCCGCCGGCGCGCGTGGCGAGGGTGTGGAACTCTCGGCACGCGACCGCTGGATCTGCGCGCGCGTCGGACCGGCCCTGCGTGACAAGGGGCTGTACTTCGTTGGCCTCGACGTCATCGGCGATTATCTCACCGAGATCAACGTCACCAGCCCCACGTGCATCCGCGAACTGGACGCCCTCTATGGCCTGGATATCGCCGGCCAGTTGCTGGACTGCCTCGCCGCCCGCTTGCTACGGGCCTGAAGGGTTGCCGATGCCGACTCGTCGCCTATCCCCATATCTGCTACTCCTGCTCGGTCTGGCGACCGCGGGCCTGCTGGCCCAAGGCTGCGCACGCCAGCCGGACGCCGTGCAGGAACAACA
The genomic region above belongs to Gammaproteobacteria bacterium and contains:
- a CDS encoding chemotaxis protein CheW — protein: MPRQIEIREEWLGIAFRLGEHRLVAPLDHVTEILTYPGMSKVPGTKEWVRGIANIRGNLLPIMDLQSYLQQGRGVVSGRLSRVLVVNHKGVFSGLVVDEVLGLKHFFPEQRTEDLPGGDASLAAYLLHGFQSGDDHWGVFSLKRLAETPQFLQVAV
- a CDS encoding response regulator; this translates as MTRVLIVDDSPTEMHVLKNMLENNGFQTLTAASGEEGIEIAKAQKPDLVLMDVVMPGLNGFQATRQLTKGTETSSIPVIICTTKDQETDRVWGMRQGATDYITKPIAEADLISKVKSALGG
- the pilG gene encoding twitching motility response regulator PilG gives rise to the protein MESQDVDDLAGIKVMVIDDSKTIRRTAETLLKKAGCEVITATDGFEALAKIADHKPDIIFVDIMMPRLDGYQTCALIKHNQSFKSTPVVMLSSKDGLFDRARGRIVGSEEYLTKPFAKEELLGAIKRHVQRD
- the gshA gene encoding glutamate--cysteine ligase, encoding MPVEQLHTVPHLTTALSGPLQQIESLLLTEQARIEAWLRAEWRKTPAPLYASVDLRNAGFKLAPVDTNLFPAGFNNLNPAFLPLCVHAMQAKIEQICETASNILLIPEDHTRNPFYMESLATLRDIILTAGYQVRIGSLRPDLKAVETVELPSGRSIKLEPLIRRERRVGVADYDACLVILNNDLMSGIPEQLRDIEQHMVPPPGLGWSTRLKSGHFRHYNNVANEFAKLLEIDPWFINPLFRNCGELDFKKREGEDCLVRNVDTLLASVQEKYDEYGIDKPPFVIIKADAGTYGMGIITVSSTDEVRRLNRKQRTKMAAMKGGTSVSKVILQEGVYTFETWGQQEAVAEPVVYMIDHFVVGGFYRVHTERNINENLNAPGMHFQPLAFVEPCNTPDRSRAPDAEPNRFYAYGVLARLAVLAAARELAEHNAQ
- the gshB gene encoding glutathione synthase, giving the protein MTRLAMLMDPIGSINIKKDSSFAMLLAAQRRGWELLYLEQSDLFLRDGRVFAQLRRLHVQDDPKGWYTLEDAHTEPLNGVDILLMRKDPPFDMEYIYTTHMLDRAEAEGVLVVNRPASLRDCNEKLYTAWFPECCAPTLVTRRQEQLREFLAEHNTIVMKPLDGMGGASIFRIRTDDPNSGVIFETLTGHGRRFAMAQRFIPEISAGDKRILMINGEPVPYALARIPMEGEFRGNLAAGARGEGVELSARDRWICARVGPALRDKGLYFVGLDVIGDYLTEINVTSPTCIRELDALYGLDIAGQLLDCLAARLLRA